A segment of the Amycolatopsis thermophila genome:
GTCGAGGTCACCGACCACGGCCCGGGGTTGCCGGAGGACGTGCTGCCCCACGTGTTCGCCAGGTTCTACAAGGCCGACACGGCGCGGTCGCGGTCGGAGGGCAGTGGCCTGGGGTTGTCCATCGCGGAGAAGAACGCGGGCCTGCACGGCGGCACGATCGAAGCGGGCAACCGGCCCGGCGGCGGTGCCCGGTTCGTGCTGCGGCTGCCCCGGAGGGAGGTGCGGCGGTGAAGGCGCGGTGGATGCTGCTGCTCGCGGTGCTGGTGCTCGCCGGGTGCGGGGTGCGGCCGACCGAGCCGGTGGCGGCCGGGGAGGCGCCGGTGGGCGTGGCGAGCGGTCCCATGCTGTTCTTCGTGCGCGACGGGAAGGTGCGGCCGGTGATCCGCGAGACCGGGCGCCTGGGCACGGCGACCGGTGCGGTCGCCCTCCTCCTCGGGGGTCCCACGGCGGCGGAGTCCGGTGCCGGCTACACCACCGAGCTGCCGCCCGCGACGGTCGGCGCCTCGGTGAGCGTGATGCAGGAGGGGGTCGTGACCGTGTCGCTCGCCCCGTCCCCGGTGTACCTCAGCCGGACGGCGACCGAGCAGCTGGTGTGCACCGTGGTCGCGGTCGAAGCGCAGCTGGGGGCGAGTGCGTCCGGCGTCGGCGTGCGGATCGCGGGCGGCGGGCCGACCGTGAGCCTGCAGCAGACGGGCAATGCCATGCGGTGCCCGGTCATCCCCTGATCCCCGCCGGATGTGCGGAGCGTGTTACGGCGTCCCGCCACCGGGGTACGGAGTCGTAACCTGCCGGTTTCATCCGGGAGCGATCGGCGAAACCCGCCTGCCGGAACATCGGTCCTGCCGATGTCCGGTCCGGGGAAGGGGATGCGCATGCGTGGCTTCAGGGCGAGGAAGGCGGCGGAGCCGGAAGTGACCGCCGGCGTGAGCTCGTGGCTGCCCCGGCGCAGCAGCCGGGCGCGCGACTGGCCG
Coding sequences within it:
- a CDS encoding GerMN domain-containing protein, giving the protein MKARWMLLLAVLVLAGCGVRPTEPVAAGEAPVGVASGPMLFFVRDGKVRPVIRETGRLGTATGAVALLLGGPTAAESGAGYTTELPPATVGASVSVMQEGVVTVSLAPSPVYLSRTATEQLVCTVVAVEAQLGASASGVGVRIAGGGPTVSLQQTGNAMRCPVIP